DNA sequence from the Oncorhynchus keta strain PuntledgeMale-10-30-2019 chromosome 1, Oket_V2, whole genome shotgun sequence genome:
caggtgtcttttatacaggtaacgtgttcaaacaggtgcagttaatacaggtaatgagtggagaacaggagggcttcttaaagaaaaactaacaggtttgtgagagccggaattcttactggttggtaggtgatcaaatacatATGTCATGCAATagaaatgcaaattaattacttaaaaatcatacaatgtgattttctggatttttgttttagattccgtctctcacagttgaagtgtacccatgattaaaaaaaatacagacctctacatgctttgtaagtaggaaaacctgcaaaatcggcagtgtatcaaatacttgttcaccccactgtacaccttagccaaatacatttaaactccgtttttttttacaattcctgacatttaatccaagtaaaaaatccctttcttaggtcagttaggatcatcactttattttaagaatgtgacatgtcagaataatagtagagagaattagttatttcagctttcatgtctttcatcacattcccagtgggtcagaagtttacatacacccaattagtatttggtagcattgcctttaaattgtttaacttgggtcaaatgttttgggtagccttccacaataaattgggtgaattttggcccatttctcctgacagagcaggtgtaactgagtcgggtttgtaggcctccttgctcgcacacgctttttcagttctgtccacacattttctatagaattgaggtcagggctttgtgatggccactccaataccttgactttgttgtccttaagccattttgccacaacgttggaagtatgGTTGTCCGTGTATGAAGTATGAAGTATGAAGTATGAAGTATGCTTGTCCGTGTATGAAGTATGAAGTATGAAGTATGAAGTATGCTTGTCCGTGTATGAAGTATGAAGTATGAAGTATGAAGTATGCTTGTCCGTGTATGAAGTATGAAGTATGAAGTATGAAGTATGAAGTATGCTTGTCCGTGTATGAAGTATGAAGTATGAAGTATGAAGTATGCTTGTCCGTGTATGAAGTATGAAGTATGAAGTATGAAGTATGAAGTATGAAGTatgaagtatgtttggggtcattgttcatctTATATGAAGTAGTTCTAAATGACCCTATAGAAAAATTAAAGGCGGAAAAACGATTGGAATCATGTCCGGGTtttaccgctaggttttatgggtattacaactcatactgtggtactcaatACCGTAAGCTTATGTTAGAAACCAGATAAAATAGGCAACTGAATAAATCTAAAATACAAATTCAAATATGAAAGATATGTATTTTTCCCCATTCAGTTTCGTACTCGTGACCCCCCAGAACTTAATCCACTGTGCAAGCGCACCTGGCATGTGATTGACAGTCCAATCAGAGGGCTGAGTGTGCATTTCACTAGCCAATCTGTGAGTTTTTGATCATATGTGACGCTACCAGCGGCTACTTGGCGCGTTGAAAACAACTGGGAAtatgaggtcaaatcatgacgtcttCAGGTTGtgaagtcggagctctagaaagaggcccgagttggaattatgagttggatgaccgttcaaatcAACCCCCCAAATAGAACCCACCCCTCCCCAGTTGgtttgaacgcactgaagtctgAGATGTTTTTCTTTTAATATTAAGCGAATATGACGATACATAGGCCTGTAGCCTAAACATTACAACAATATTATTACGGGAATAAAATGGAAATGGACATTAATTATATTAGAATCGCTCTTCCTCTCTGATTTTACAAATGTCTGCTAAGGTATATTCTAAACGATTCACTTTTGCAATACATTTATCTTGAAAAAAAGAGACTGCTGAATCTAAATGGTCCGCACCCACAGGTGGCGCTACAGAGATTTCACTGGTGTTTTATCTTGGAAAAACCCTCATTACCCAACATCCACCGCTAAACTTTCCTTCCGGTTTGTGCGCCATTAAAGAAAGCAGGTAAGAATTTGATGAAGAATTTATATCATCTAAAATCTTTACAAAATCTTTGACATCCTTCTTTTTTCACTAATATGAATAAAACCAACACAATGTATATGTATTGCTTAAAGGATGCTTCCAATATTGTCGTGATAAATATACGATTTTCACGGTAAACATCAACCTAAAGTTGCTGCGCTTTACATGGCCTCTTTCCCTACACATGTGAACCACATGGGCTTGTTATTGCTGGAGCTTCGCAACGAGACTATTTTTTTTACAATGAGATAATATGCATGtccttgacaaaaaaaaaatctgctttAATGCAAACCCGTACTTCTATCGTCAGTAGTAAGAGTAATGACCTAGTTGTCTACGTTTGCTAGCTAACATTGTTCACGGTTAGAGGCTAGCCACCATTCTGTCATAACCATTTTTGGCTACTTTGCTGAATCAATAGTCCTAACGTTAACACCTAAAGTAGTGTATTACATGACTGGAGTGTGGCTAGTTAAATATACATTGCAGTTGAcgacactgctatgctttatcttggccaggtcgcagttgtaaatgagaactagttcaactagcctacctggttaaataaaggtggggggAAAAAATACAATGAGCGTTGTAGGAAATCACCAGTAACGTGAGTTAGCTGGCTATCTTGCCAAGGCCACACCCGTAACAGTTGacattaaaataaaattaaatgttattggtcgcatacacactTAACAATTATtgctggtgtagcgaaatgcttgtgttcctagcgccAACTGTGCCGTAATATCACTAACGGTACACACATTTTTAAAagcaaaataatggaattaagaaatattggGATGAGTAATGCCTGGTCCTGTGTTTCACGAGCTGGGCCCCCCAAGAAGCTGCTTAAACAGCATGGTCGTTAAACAgatgtgctggggacaataaaaggtcacttgAAAATGTGTAGTTATGTCACACAACACaagagatgtctcaagttgagttACCGTtcaattggcatgctaactgtaggaatgtcctgttttctaccataagccgcctccaatgttatttaaagaatttggcaggcCAAAGCTACAGGCAACAAAcagaattgcattttatcgatggaaatttgaatgcacagaaatacgtGACGAGaatctttttttcttcttttttttttttttttttacaaatcaaaTATTTAGGTATCTGACCAACATCTGTAttcagtcatgtaaaatccatggaattagggcctagtgaatttatttcaattgactgatttcctcataggtcctaactcagtaaaatcattgaaattgttgggaacagtgggttaactgccttgttcatggggcAGAACGAaatatttttacattgtcagctcagggatttgatcttgcaaccttttactggcccaacgctcttaaccactaggctacctgccacctctgaGGTACTGGAATGATTAAACAGTTGGTTTCTGGCTAAGGGCAgggtggccttgagatagaagctgtttttcattctctgtcccagctttgatgcacccgtACTGACACTGTAATGTAAGTTAGTTGGTCAGCAACTAGCTAGCCAGTTAAAGTCTCATGCTTTGAATTACATGTAACTAAACTTAtatattttctctctttctctacagaCATGGCTATCAGGTATCCTATGGCCGTGGGGCTTAGCAAAGGCCACCCCGTAACCAAGAATGTGACCGCACCCAAACACGCCCGTAGACGAGGGGTGAGTTAATCTGATAGAAACCTGACAACCATTTCAGGTAGTGTGGTGTTGGTAGAGCCTAAGTCCTCCGGCAAAGGGTCTACTTTGCCAAAGGTGGTTGTTTCTTGACCCTGCTGGGTCAAGCCCCGCTCTGGCTCTGATTTTATAGTTTGGGTTCTATTCCCATAGCTGCCGTACCTGTAGTGACGGAAAGTGGTCAGGCTTTGCTCCCCGTTAACAGATTATAGGTCAACAATTTAACTTGAGCATAGGCTGTGATAGTGATCCAATTACAAAAGCAGGATAAGTTACAGTGCAGCTTGTTCAGTGCTGTTCTGTCGTTCCCCCTGCACACATTAACTAGTTTCCTACtattcctgtctgtctgcatcccaCGGCAGACAGGGACGCTTGGTCTCAGacactttttaaaattatataaaTGGTAGCTATCTGAATAAAAGCCCTTTCCCCCTCATGGTTAACGATCTATATTTCCACAGTGACTTTAGAACTGGTTGTTTGACAAACTGTTGCTGATTTTTCATTTCAGCGTCTGACCAAGCACAGCAAGTTTGTGCGTGACATGATCCGTGAGGTGTGCGGCTTCGCCCCTTACGAGAGGCGCGCCATGGAGTTGCTGAAGGTGTCCAAGGATAAACGTGCCCTCAAGTTCATCAAGAAGAGGGTATGTAAACTCCCCTGCTTACCAACCTGGGCAGGTATATTGGTGGTGTTGGCAACATGAAGGCATTTGCGCATGTCAGATGGTGTGTTTCTGAAGCTGCTTTCGTGTGTATCAACAGTGAACAAAACAGATTTTGTAGCACCCACATAATGTTAAACGTTACCACCTGTTggtgggagatatggactgtttGCATCATGGAGCATATATTGAAAGATTCGTCAACTATTGGATTAGACCTGTAGTTTGTCCAATCAGTTAATTGTCAAAGACAAGTTGTGCATTATGTAACTGCTATCCCTAAACATGTTGATTACTGAACTTATCCCAGAGACATGCTTTAGTGTTGTCATCCCGAGTATGGTAGTTTACCTGCATAGTGTGTGTTTGGTTTTTCCATTGTAATGTACCCTTTGTGTTTTCTTCCCAGATTGGCACTCACATCCGCGccaagagaaagagggaggagctCAGCAATGTCCTGGCTGCCATGAGGAAGGCTGCTGCCAAGAAGGATTAAAGCTGTtcttgcaaataaataaatttgTATTTCAAAAAAAGTAAACTGTTTCATTGTTTCTCATGGAAGTGGTACTGTACTTACTCTGCAGAGACCCATTTATACTTTTATCAGAAATGCGCATTGTATTTGAATAGGTCTTGAGTACAGCTCTACACCTGTGTAAATATTCTGGAGAATTGACTACACTGGTTAGTGTACTTTACAGTATGCCAACGATGGGCTAGCCAATAAATGGCGAAGGTGTCATGAAACCATTGATCAAGTGGGAATAAACTTTAGCGTAAAAAAAGGTAAAGTTATATGCAAGTTTTATCAGCAGTTACATTAAATGCAAAATTTGGTCAAAAATAGTCTAGGCTGTGTCGCAGTGACATGACCCATCTGATTGGGGAATTTGTACCGGGGGTTAAGGGTTGAACATCAGTAATTAGAAATGCAACTTAGATCTCAAATGTCCCTCTACATATGTTCTACATCATACATTTCTAAAGTTCCGCTCTCATGACACAGCTGTCTCACAGGGGGGGCTTAACAACAGGTGAGAATGTACAACCAAATAAAAAACAATGATCAGAAATCTGCTTTCATAGTTCAGTATGTCTGATCTAACTCGTTGTTATCCATCTGGGTTGGGGTGATTTCCATTTTAATTCCAATCAATTCTTAAAGTAAAACAAATTACAATTCAACATTTTCCACATTGAAGAGAATTGGAATTTCATTGTTCTTCCTGAATCGTCCCCAATACTGGTAGCGGCTCAGGTGCCAGTTTCATAGTCATAATTCAGTGTTCATTGTTGTGGAAAGACTATGGGGTACATCTTGCTGTATTGATCCACAAAGTGAACCTCCAGGCCCTCTGTGATGAACTCTGGCAGGTCAGAGAAGTCCTTCTTGTTCTCTGCTGGTAAGATCATGCAGGTCACTCCTGCACGCTTTGCCTGGAGATAAGGGAGGAATGTTCAAGATTCATTATGTCACTGGTACTAAAACTACAAATATAAAACACATTTAATGTGTTGGTCCGatgtttcacgagctgaaataaaatatcccagaactGTTCCATATCCATAAAAAGCTtcccacatttttttttttacatccctgttagagagcatttctcctttgccaagataatccatccaactgacaggtgtggcatatcaagaggctgattaaacagcatgatcattacacaggtgcaccttgtgctggggacaataaaaggccactctacaaTGTagagttttgtcacacaacacaatgccacaaatgtcttgtGGGAAGGAAGTTTTGAAGGAGCATGCAATTGACATGccaactgcaggaatgtccaccaaagctgttgtccgataatttaatgttaattcctctaccataagccacctccaacataattttagagaatttggcagtacatctaaccggcctcacaacaaCAGACCATGTGAagccacgccaacccaggacctccacatctggcttcttaaCCTGCGGGATCTTAGACCAGCCAACTGGACAGCGGATGAAACTGAGGAGCATTTCTTTATGTAATTAAGCACTTGTGGGTAAAAACGTATTCTGATTGGcaggacctggctccccagtgggtgggcctatacccAGCCATGGCTACGCCCCTGCCCAGtcgtgtgaaatccatagattatagcccaattaaatgtatttaaattgacaggatttccttatatgaactataactcagtaaaattgttgcttttatatttttgttcagtataataaaaGTTCAGATAAGTTTCAGAACGAGCTCTCCCATACACAACCATACgtaccctgccacctctaaaaTTGAACCATAAATTAAACATGAATGTCATATGCAAAAACATATCGTTTGCATATCCGTCTTACCAGCAGCTTGTGTGCTTTCTGCAGGAATTAGCAATAAAATGACAAAGgtgtctcctgtttatttatttattttacctttatttgactaggcaagtcagttaagaaaaaaattattactttcaatgacggcctaggaacagtgggttaactgcctgttcagagggcagaacgacagatttttaccttgtcagctcgggggtttgaacttgcaaccttccggttactagtccaacactctaacgctctaaccacaaggctaccctgccaccacctAATGTTATGAAACCATTGTTGATCAAGTGTCTCACCTCACAACTTACGTTTTTTTAATAGTAATACAATATGTAAAGGATCAGCCTACATTTCGTTCTCTTTCTTATAaaaaaaagttaaaaaaaaaaaaaaggtatcaAGTTGACCAATTATCCCATTAAGCTCCCAGGTAACTAAAATGGTGTTATTAAGAGTGACGTGACTCACAGCAATGGTCTTCTCCTTGATGCCTCCCACAGGCAGGATCTTTCCGGTCAGGGACACCTCTCCAGTCATGGCCACGTTCTCCCGCACTGGCGTGTTGGTGGCCAGGGACAGCAGGGCCGTGACGATGGTGCAGCCGGCACTGGGGCCATCCTTGGGAGTAGCACCCTGTCGATAACCACAGCAGCcgtacagggagagaggaggagaaactgTTTGTTTGGTACAACCAAGATCCCGTTTCATAGAAAACTAATACGGTGAGTGATTTAAGAGATCAGATTACAATGGTTGGAATGTGGACATCGATGGAAAAACACCAAACTGCCAGTTTGGACGAAAGGGGTATAGTATATAAGACACattactatttttttttaaatgctgtcTGTGAAGACAGTGTCATCTCATCAACCTTTACCTCAGGGACATGCAAATGGAGGTGGGCGCCAGAGAAAAAGTCGTTGTCCGGCTGTTGCTTCATGAGGAAGGTCCTGGCGAAGGTACTGGCGATCTTAGAGCTCTCCTTCATCACATCTCCCAGCTGCCCTGTGACCTCCAGGGACCCGTCCCTGGGGCCGTCCTTATCCTTACCCCCAGTGTCCCGCGGCCGTCTCAGGGCCGTCTCGATGAACAGCGTGGTgccacctggagaggagagatggactttAAAACCCCTTAAGAGGCGATGTCCGctaaatctaattagcataatagaAAAATCCCCTATCAAAAATCCatctgtttaagctagagatatctgcatgggctgcatctcaaccCACTGTATCTGCCGATGTTAGCTCTGTGTATCCACAGCGGCAGAACTAcggcagtgtttgtcagaccaggagacacaCAAAAATATAGtaaccaacaaaaaaaaaagtgataaatattcaaagtagccaccattcgccttgaccgctttgcacactcttggcattctctcaaccagcttcatgaggtagtcacctggaatgcatttcaattaacatgtgtgtgtgcctggttaaaatgttcatttgtggaatttctttccgtGTTAAATGTGttagagccaatcagttgtgttgtgacatggtaggggtggtatacagaagatggccctatttggtaaaagacccaagtccatattatggcaagtacAGCTCAAATAGGTAAAAGAAAAAcaacagcccatcattactttaagacatgaaggtcagtcattccggaaaatgtcaggaatttcttatgtttcttcaagtgcagttgcaaaaacaatcaagcgctgtgatgaaactggctctcatgaggaccgccaaaagaaaggaagacccagagttacctctgctgcataaGAGAAGTTCATCACAGTTAACtccacctcagattgcagcccaaataaatgatagagttcaagtaacagacacacagttggtagagcatggcgcttgtaacgccagggtagtgggtttgattcccgggaccacccatacgtagaatgtatgcacacatgactaagtcgctttggataaaagcgtctgctaaatggcatatataagtaacagacacatctcaacatcaactgttcagaggagactgcgtgaatcaggcccaaagaaaccactactaaaagacaacaataagaagagacttgcttgggccgagcaatggaaattagaccggtggaaactgtcgtttggtctaatgagtccatatgagagatttttggttccaaccgccgtgtttgtgagacacagagtaggtgaacggatgatctccgtaaGTGTGGTtctcactgtgaagcatggaggaggtggtgcgatggtgctttgctggtgacactgtctgtgatttatttagaattcaaggcacccttaaccagcatggctaccacaaaattctgcagcgatacaccaccCAATCTGTTTTGCGCTTAGTGGGTCcatcacttgtttttcaacaggataatgacccaacacaccttcatgctgtgtaagggctatttgaccatgaaggagagTGATAGCGTGCTTCACCAGATGACCTGGCTGCCACAATTACCTGatctcaacccaaatgagatggtttgaactgcagagtgaaggaaaagcagccgacaagtgctcagcatatgtgggaactccttcaagactgttggaaaagcattccaggtgaagctatttgagagaatgccaagagtgtgcaaagctgtcatcaagtcaaagggtggctacttcgaagaatctcaaatataaaatatattttgatttgtttaacactttttttggtaactacaagattccatatgtgttatttcatagttgtcttcactattattctacaatgttgaaaatagtaaaaataaagcaaaacccttgaatgagtaggtgtcccaacgtttgactagtactgtatatcttTTTAaataaaattctaaatcaaatagctaaatgatccccAGGCTTACATTCCAGAGGGTTAAGATCAGAGCGGTGTTTGTGTTGTTGTCGATGCATAATGCTGGTTGTAAAACACACCTCTCTTCTACGTCTCTAGGTCATTCTTACCCATGGCTGTCCATGCCAGGCCCATGACAACACCAGGCGGTGTGACATCATACATCCTATCCACAGTGAAGATGGGCTTGCCGACGTAATCCTGCAGGTTGTCAGGGGTAACCTGGACCgcagtctcctctccactcacGATACGGAACGCCACTTTCCGGAACACCTGGACACATAATCAAAAACATGAGCAACATCTTAAAGTCTAATTATTCCCTTTCATAGGGGAGAATAATAATTTCCA
Encoded proteins:
- the LOC118394241 gene encoding 60S ribosomal protein L36; protein product: MAIRYPMAVGLSKGHPVTKNVTAPKHARRRGRLTKHSKFVRDMIREVCGFAPYERRAMELLKVSKDKRALKFIKKRIGTHIRAKRKREELSNVLAAMRKAAAKKD